A region from the Arthrobacter gengyunqii genome encodes:
- a CDS encoding DNA polymerase III subunit gamma and tau — translation MSTALYRRYRPESFADVIGQEHVTEPLMAALSKNRVNHAYLFSGPRGCGKTTSARILARCLNCAEGPTPVPCGKCDSCVELARNGSGSLDVIEIDAASHGGVDDARDLRERATFAPVRDRYKIFIIDEAHMVTSAGFNALLKIVEEPPEHIKFIFATTEPDKVIGTIRSRTHHYPFRLVPPEPLLAYLDKLCQQENVPVAPGVLSLVIRAGGGSVRDSLSVLDQLMAGAGESGLDYELAVNLLGYTPISLLDDVVDAFAAGDAATVFRAVDRVIQTGQDPRRFVEDLLERFRDLIVVHAMPDSAAAVLRGMPEDQINRMSTQATQLGGAELSRAADITNTALTEMTGATSPRLHLELLCARILLPASDQTERGTAARVDRIERRLSYAGDSTEAVGRAAAASSPVESIPAARPTAAPETPAVVADAPAAPAEPRPDAVPAAAASGASGASGASDSSPLDWGGTWATAPEPQGATNTSNGSAGTAPSGFAGNGATPPATAAGPAASPAAEQDHRRAPSPAQDSRATSAPGSAAPASAAPVSATSAPATPAPAAPQTGVAGAGDAPGGQIEMIRRAWPEIMDALTGIRRATWLNVSKNASPKSFDGRILQLAFSNQGAATNFNRPDHLENLRKAVSQVLGVDCQVNVVHDSSAGESGPKAGSRLTPAPAPAQVQAPSPQHAAPSALATASAAAPASRAAKATVPTATDAPAAASETPAPATPVAQATPDASAAPAAAAPGSPALQTGPAASAQRPSANGSSAVVSGPAAAAALNRRRGQTPQQGSNDQSAPAQQGPSSSRSQPRSSRNSGAAAPGPLPEDWQQEPPEDPYAGGPESNAWEQAEPPTDVYSAGNLSDSEWAATNWAGTDSSPARTADGRGDNAPASSAATGGRAANPAADSSAQPAARTAVPSRPAAAAPAPAPSSAAPTRPQAQAAAPHGSGPGGNDGRPLSRYQKLLNEAAARSGSATAAAGRSNVNLVEDIPSADDIRLEDSGLVGRKAIERILGGRLIEERSVDGR, via the coding sequence GTGAGTACAGCCCTTTACCGCCGCTACCGTCCCGAGAGCTTCGCGGATGTGATCGGGCAGGAGCACGTCACTGAGCCGCTGATGGCGGCGCTCTCCAAAAACCGCGTGAATCACGCCTATCTCTTCTCCGGTCCCCGCGGCTGCGGAAAAACCACCTCCGCGCGCATCCTCGCGCGCTGCCTGAACTGCGCCGAAGGCCCGACGCCGGTCCCCTGCGGCAAGTGCGACAGCTGCGTTGAACTGGCCCGCAACGGATCCGGCAGCCTGGACGTCATCGAGATTGACGCCGCCAGCCACGGTGGTGTGGACGATGCCCGCGACCTGCGCGAACGCGCCACCTTTGCCCCGGTCCGCGACCGCTACAAGATCTTCATCATTGACGAAGCCCACATGGTCACCTCGGCCGGCTTCAACGCCCTGCTCAAGATCGTGGAAGAGCCCCCGGAGCACATCAAGTTCATCTTCGCCACCACGGAGCCGGACAAGGTGATCGGCACCATCCGGTCCCGCACCCACCACTATCCGTTCCGCCTGGTTCCGCCTGAACCGCTCCTGGCCTACTTGGACAAGCTCTGCCAGCAGGAAAACGTTCCGGTTGCCCCCGGCGTCCTGTCTCTGGTGATCCGTGCCGGCGGCGGATCTGTGCGTGACTCGCTGTCCGTGCTGGACCAGCTGATGGCCGGCGCCGGAGAATCCGGATTGGACTACGAGCTGGCCGTCAACCTCCTGGGCTACACGCCCATCTCACTGCTCGACGACGTCGTTGACGCCTTTGCAGCCGGAGACGCCGCAACCGTCTTTCGTGCCGTGGACCGCGTTATCCAGACCGGCCAGGACCCCCGCCGGTTTGTCGAGGACCTGCTGGAACGCTTCCGCGACCTGATCGTTGTCCACGCCATGCCGGACAGCGCCGCCGCGGTGCTGCGCGGGATGCCGGAAGACCAGATCAACCGGATGAGCACGCAGGCAACCCAGCTCGGCGGCGCCGAGCTCTCCCGCGCCGCGGACATCACCAACACCGCGCTGACGGAAATGACCGGCGCCACTTCCCCGCGGCTGCACCTGGAGCTGTTGTGTGCACGCATCCTGCTGCCGGCCTCGGACCAGACCGAACGCGGCACTGCCGCACGTGTTGACCGGATCGAACGGCGTCTGAGCTACGCCGGGGACAGCACCGAGGCCGTGGGCCGGGCTGCAGCGGCGTCGTCGCCGGTGGAATCCATCCCCGCGGCACGCCCGACGGCGGCACCGGAGACACCCGCCGTGGTTGCGGATGCACCGGCGGCGCCGGCTGAACCCCGGCCGGACGCCGTCCCGGCAGCCGCTGCTTCAGGTGCTTCAGGTGCTTCAGGTGCTTCGGACAGTTCCCCCCTGGACTGGGGCGGAACCTGGGCCACCGCACCGGAACCGCAGGGTGCAACAAACACGTCAAACGGATCCGCGGGGACCGCCCCGTCCGGATTTGCCGGCAACGGTGCAACTCCTCCGGCCACGGCTGCCGGTCCGGCCGCATCCCCAGCTGCGGAACAGGATCACCGGCGGGCGCCTTCCCCGGCACAGGACTCTCGGGCAACATCCGCTCCCGGCTCTGCCGCTCCAGCTTCTGCAGCCCCTGTATCTGCAACCTCCGCACCGGCAACACCGGCTCCTGCCGCGCCGCAGACGGGCGTCGCCGGCGCCGGCGATGCCCCGGGCGGCCAGATCGAAATGATCCGCCGCGCGTGGCCTGAAATCATGGACGCCCTCACGGGAATCCGCCGCGCTACGTGGCTGAACGTCAGCAAGAATGCCAGCCCCAAGTCCTTCGACGGGCGAATCCTGCAGCTGGCGTTCAGCAACCAGGGCGCAGCCACCAACTTCAACCGCCCGGATCATCTGGAGAACCTCCGAAAGGCGGTCAGCCAGGTCCTTGGAGTGGATTGCCAGGTCAATGTGGTGCACGACAGTTCGGCGGGTGAGTCGGGCCCAAAAGCAGGTAGCCGGTTAACCCCGGCGCCGGCTCCCGCGCAGGTCCAGGCTCCGTCCCCACAACACGCCGCGCCTTCGGCATTGGCAACGGCTTCGGCCGCCGCTCCAGCATCGAGGGCGGCGAAGGCCACTGTCCCGACGGCAACCGACGCGCCGGCAGCAGCGTCGGAGACACCGGCTCCAGCAACTCCGGTTGCTCAGGCGACCCCGGATGCTTCGGCGGCCCCTGCTGCAGCAGCCCCGGGAAGCCCTGCTCTGCAGACCGGCCCGGCAGCGTCGGCGCAGCGGCCGAGTGCCAACGGATCATCAGCTGTGGTGTCCGGTCCCGCGGCAGCAGCCGCGCTGAACCGTCGCCGCGGACAAACTCCCCAGCAGGGTTCGAACGATCAGTCCGCACCCGCGCAGCAGGGCCCGTCCTCTTCACGGTCCCAGCCGCGCAGCAGCCGAAACAGCGGTGCCGCAGCTCCCGGTCCCCTACCGGAAGACTGGCAGCAGGAGCCGCCCGAGGACCCCTACGCCGGCGGACCGGAAAGCAACGCCTGGGAACAGGCCGAGCCGCCGACCGATGTCTACTCGGCCGGGAACCTGTCCGATAGCGAGTGGGCTGCCACCAACTGGGCGGGAACCGATTCTTCCCCTGCCCGCACGGCCGACGGCCGCGGCGACAATGCACCAGCGTCCTCGGCAGCGACAGGAGGACGGGCAGCAAACCCGGCAGCCGACTCATCCGCACAACCGGCAGCACGGACCGCAGTTCCCTCCCGGCCTGCTGCGGCAGCGCCGGCTCCCGCGCCGTCGTCGGCCGCACCGACTCGGCCGCAGGCACAGGCGGCGGCACCACACGGGTCCGGCCCCGGCGGCAATGATGGCCGGCCGCTGAGCCGTTACCAAAAACTGCTCAATGAAGCTGCCGCGCGCAGCGGGTCGGCAACCGCAGCAGCCGGACGCAGCAACGTAAACTTGGTGGAGGACATCCCCAGCGCGGATGACATCAGGCTTGAAGATTCCGGGCTGGTGGGCAGGAAAGCCATCGAGCGGATCCTGGGCGGCCGGCTGATCGAGGAACGCAGCGTCGACGGCCGATAA
- a CDS encoding GNAT family N-acetyltransferase, whose amino-acid sequence MPSSHKRALSLPLELPLLTTPSHTAGTRVTLRAFTAADVGIIQSASRDPLIPLITSVPTTAGRPEALAFIERQHQRLISGAGWSFAITDAASDAAVGQIGLWPGQSSRRTSNPDTIGYWIGPNHRKQGYAGAALDLLTEWALTEANMRRIHLYIEPWNEGSWRAAERAGYRRDALLPSWQKVGAQWKDMYRYIRTPF is encoded by the coding sequence ATGCCGTCGTCCCATAAGCGAGCACTGAGCCTTCCCCTCGAACTCCCTCTTCTTACGACCCCCTCCCACACTGCCGGCACCCGGGTGACGCTGCGTGCTTTCACAGCCGCCGACGTCGGAATTATCCAATCTGCATCCCGGGATCCCCTGATTCCCCTGATCACTTCCGTTCCCACCACAGCGGGACGGCCCGAAGCACTGGCGTTCATTGAGCGTCAGCATCAGCGGCTAATCAGCGGAGCCGGCTGGTCCTTCGCCATTACCGATGCCGCCTCCGATGCTGCCGTGGGTCAGATCGGCTTGTGGCCGGGGCAATCCTCCCGTCGGACCAGCAACCCGGACACCATCGGATATTGGATCGGCCCGAACCACCGGAAACAGGGCTATGCCGGTGCCGCACTGGACCTGCTGACGGAGTGGGCCCTGACCGAAGCGAACATGCGCCGAATCCACCTGTATATAGAGCCATGGAATGAGGGGTCCTGGCGTGCGGCGGAACGAGCCGGCTACAGAAGGGACGCACTGCTGCCCTCCTGGCAGAAGGTGGGGGCACAGTGGAAGGACATGTACCGCTACATACGGACACCGTTCTGA
- a CDS encoding class II fructose-bisphosphate aldolase yields the protein MNTSTELALVTNANAARQGIGAFNVVLLEHAEAIVAGAESAGKPVILQISQNAARYHGALEPIATASLAIARAAGVPAIVHLDHAEDLELVYSAVELGVQSVMFDGSTLDYEENVATTRKVVEFCHAHGVFVEAELGEVGGKDGVHAPGARSHPDEVAAFVSATGVDALAVAVGTSHAMTTRVATVDRELIKELAESAGVPLVLHGSSGLSDDELLGAVRSGMTKINISTHLNGLFTSAARLALNADASLIDPRRYIAPARAAMATEVDRLLCMLAP from the coding sequence ATGAATACATCCACCGAGCTCGCACTCGTAACCAACGCCAACGCCGCCCGTCAGGGTATTGGTGCCTTCAATGTGGTTCTGCTTGAGCACGCGGAGGCGATCGTAGCCGGAGCAGAGAGCGCCGGAAAGCCCGTCATTCTTCAGATCAGCCAAAACGCGGCGAGGTACCACGGAGCGTTGGAGCCCATCGCTACAGCGAGTCTCGCGATAGCACGGGCAGCCGGGGTGCCTGCCATCGTCCATCTAGACCACGCCGAAGACCTTGAGCTGGTCTACTCCGCCGTCGAACTCGGTGTACAAAGCGTGATGTTTGATGGTTCAACTCTGGACTATGAAGAGAATGTTGCCACTACTCGAAAGGTTGTGGAGTTCTGTCACGCGCACGGCGTCTTCGTAGAGGCCGAGCTGGGTGAAGTCGGCGGAAAGGACGGGGTACATGCACCCGGGGCTCGCAGCCACCCGGACGAAGTAGCTGCGTTCGTGTCCGCTACCGGTGTCGATGCCCTCGCCGTCGCGGTCGGGACTTCGCACGCTATGACTACCCGTGTTGCAACTGTCGATCGCGAGTTGATCAAGGAACTTGCCGAAAGTGCCGGTGTCCCCCTGGTTCTGCACGGGTCTTCGGGGTTAAGCGACGACGAGCTGCTCGGCGCGGTTCGTTCGGGAATGACAAAGATAAACATATCGACTCATCTCAACGGACTATTCACTTCTGCCGCAAGGCTGGCGCTAAATGCTGATGCCAGCCTCATCGATCCGCGCCGTTATATTGCTCCCGCACGCGCTGCGATGGCGACAGAAGTCGATCGCCTGTTGTGTATGCTCGCGCCGTGA
- a CDS encoding 1-phosphofructokinase family hexose kinase yields MARVVVLTPNPAVDVTYRVAQQLVGATVRVLGVQRRAGGKGINVVRVLRSLDVDALAVQPLGGATGEAIRNQLAEDEIAAVNIDAGQETRTTVAVVDDMEHPTLYAEPGGKLSSRVWVQLLDAIANHCEPGGFLVIAGSYPPGTTSNQIGSLVAEGRAAGAFVVVDASGPALIAAANAAAHLVKSNEEELLEASGSVNLESGISQLLTLGAGAVLISRGPAGLELVSADGARESQIGVPGVFGNPTGAGDAATAGLVSALLGGASQRTALRRAAITGAAAVLSPTAGEILPSDLAVLDARLDAFADQLPTPKDSSLHKT; encoded by the coding sequence ATGGCTCGCGTAGTCGTTCTGACTCCCAACCCAGCTGTCGACGTCACCTACCGTGTCGCACAGCAGCTGGTCGGCGCAACGGTACGCGTTCTCGGCGTGCAGCGCCGCGCGGGCGGCAAGGGCATCAACGTTGTGCGGGTGCTTCGCTCACTCGATGTCGACGCCCTTGCTGTTCAGCCTCTTGGCGGTGCCACGGGTGAGGCAATACGTAATCAACTCGCCGAGGATGAAATTGCGGCAGTGAACATCGATGCTGGCCAGGAGACCCGCACAACAGTCGCGGTTGTCGACGATATGGAGCATCCAACGCTTTACGCAGAACCTGGAGGCAAGCTCAGCTCTCGGGTCTGGGTCCAGCTCCTCGACGCGATCGCTAACCATTGCGAACCAGGAGGCTTTCTCGTAATCGCAGGATCTTACCCACCCGGCACCACCTCCAACCAGATCGGTTCACTTGTCGCCGAGGGGAGGGCAGCCGGTGCATTCGTCGTTGTTGATGCAAGCGGGCCAGCGCTCATCGCCGCCGCCAACGCCGCAGCGCACTTGGTTAAGTCCAACGAGGAGGAACTGCTCGAAGCCTCTGGGTCAGTGAATCTGGAGTCCGGGATCTCCCAGCTGCTGACGCTGGGCGCAGGCGCTGTTCTCATATCACGGGGACCGGCTGGCCTCGAGCTCGTCTCAGCCGATGGGGCCAGGGAATCTCAGATCGGAGTCCCGGGAGTCTTCGGCAACCCGACCGGAGCCGGAGATGCTGCCACTGCGGGCCTTGTGTCAGCGCTCCTTGGCGGTGCGAGCCAGCGAACTGCGCTTAGACGGGCGGCCATTACTGGCGCGGCAGCGGTCCTCTCCCCGACGGCGGGTGAGATCCTTCCATCCGATCTGGCCGTGCTTGACGCACGCCTCGACGCCTTCGCCGATCAGCTTCCAACCCCAAAAGACTCATCACTACATAAAACCTGA
- a CDS encoding SIS domain-containing protein translates to MPSTFVEAEIASQPDTWRLAAQLVPDIASWLPCRGERVAVIGCGTSWFIAMSYAVLRESAGHGLTDAFAGSEYPSSRDYDRVIAISRSGTTTEIINLLRDLESTPTTLITAVADSPAAALASETIAMPFADEQSVVQTRFATSVLTVLRVHLGGDVQSLITEVQAALEIPVDDLLTADQCTFVGRGFAVGLSFEAALKTREAAQFWSESYPAMDYRHGPISIAEPGRLVWSLGEPPAGLAEEVSATGARFVHHDLDPQAALVVAQRFAVGLAKSRGLDPDHPRSLTRSVVLA, encoded by the coding sequence ATGCCTTCCACCTTCGTCGAAGCAGAAATTGCCTCCCAGCCCGACACCTGGAGGCTTGCCGCCCAGTTGGTTCCCGACATCGCCAGCTGGCTTCCATGCAGAGGCGAGCGCGTCGCTGTCATCGGATGTGGAACCAGCTGGTTCATTGCCATGTCTTACGCAGTCCTTCGAGAGAGTGCAGGCCACGGCTTGACCGATGCCTTCGCAGGTAGCGAGTATCCCTCCAGCCGGGATTATGACCGCGTGATCGCCATTTCTCGCTCCGGCACCACCACAGAGATCATTAACCTTCTGAGGGATCTTGAATCGACCCCCACCACGCTCATCACTGCAGTGGCTGACTCGCCCGCGGCGGCCTTAGCCAGTGAAACCATCGCCATGCCCTTCGCAGACGAGCAGTCGGTTGTCCAGACACGCTTTGCCACTTCAGTACTGACGGTGCTGCGTGTCCATCTCGGCGGAGACGTCCAATCACTCATCACAGAAGTGCAGGCTGCTCTTGAAATACCTGTTGACGATTTGCTCACTGCGGATCAGTGCACTTTCGTTGGACGCGGCTTCGCCGTTGGGCTCTCGTTCGAGGCAGCCCTTAAGACGCGTGAGGCTGCTCAGTTCTGGTCGGAGTCTTACCCTGCCATGGATTACCGCCATGGTCCGATCTCAATCGCAGAGCCTGGCAGATTGGTCTGGAGTCTGGGAGAGCCTCCCGCAGGGCTCGCAGAAGAAGTCAGCGCCACGGGTGCCCGGTTCGTCCATCACGACTTGGACCCGCAGGCTGCGCTTGTCGTAGCGCAACGCTTCGCTGTAGGCCTGGCGAAGTCGCGCGGTCTTGATCCCGACCATCCCCGTTCCCTGACACGCTCCGTCGTCTTGGCATGA
- a CDS encoding DeoR/GlpR family DNA-binding transcription regulator, which produces MTQQQRLNVVLDLVSERGSISIAEVSEALGVSTATVRRDLNTLAEQRLVTRTHGGASALGSGYELPLQYKIARQADAKMAIAKAVAELIHPGESVGLNGGTTTSEVARVLGRSEQLRPAGDAPGVTIVTNALNIAYEMSVREHIKIVVTGGVPRRQSYELIGPLVAASLRDFTIDTAVLGVDGLSAAFGATTLHEGEAEASRAIAAVARRLVIAADATKLGRSTFARICQLKSIDVLVTDQPLSPELANEFSNAGVDVIVASSR; this is translated from the coding sequence ATGACCCAGCAACAGCGCCTAAATGTGGTACTCGACCTCGTGAGTGAACGGGGAAGCATTTCCATCGCAGAGGTGAGCGAAGCACTCGGAGTTTCCACGGCTACTGTGCGGCGCGACCTCAACACCCTCGCTGAACAGCGGCTCGTCACTCGCACCCATGGGGGCGCATCGGCCTTGGGGTCGGGCTATGAGCTGCCGTTGCAGTACAAGATTGCGCGTCAGGCCGACGCAAAGATGGCGATCGCCAAGGCTGTAGCGGAGCTGATCCATCCAGGCGAGTCCGTAGGCCTGAACGGCGGAACCACTACCAGTGAAGTCGCACGGGTGCTGGGTCGTAGTGAGCAGCTGCGTCCGGCAGGCGATGCCCCCGGTGTCACGATCGTGACCAACGCGCTCAATATCGCTTACGAGATGTCAGTACGCGAACACATCAAGATAGTTGTGACGGGAGGGGTTCCTCGACGCCAGTCCTATGAGCTGATAGGACCCCTTGTGGCTGCTTCGTTGAGGGACTTCACCATCGATACGGCGGTTCTTGGGGTCGACGGTTTAAGTGCAGCTTTTGGTGCGACCACACTGCATGAGGGTGAGGCGGAGGCAAGCCGGGCAATCGCCGCGGTTGCGCGGCGGCTCGTTATCGCCGCGGACGCCACCAAGCTCGGCCGCAGCACCTTTGCTCGTATTTGCCAGCTCAAGAGCATTGACGTTCTCGTCACTGACCAACCGCTCTCACCTGAACTCGCCAACGAGTTTTCAAATGCGGGAGTGGACGTCATAGTCGCAAGTTCCCGGTAA
- a CDS encoding Gfo/Idh/MocA family protein: protein MHKVVDTQSMTGPAANADSLRVAVVGFGARASIAENVARARTGARVVAIVDPDPAGRDRARRVYPDATVYSELNSLIHESGIDAAIVTTPDNTHEEIAVGLLNAGIATYLEKPLAITLDGADRVLTTAAKTGTPLYVGHNFRHSGVVRAMRDIIDRGEIGEVKAVWVRHFVGNGGDYYYKDWHADRSKTGTLLLQKASHDIDVVHYLASGYTRRVVAMGDLMVYGNITDRRHRKGETMPDWFSYDNWPPAEQTGLNPVVDVEDISMMLMTLDNGVMASYQQCHFTPDYWRNYTVIGTLGRLENIGDTAGGVIKVWNRRHEWQVAGDLEYPIEGVTSGHEDADLLTMTEFFNSLVDGTPTLVSPLAAREAVAAGYLAVESLRNGSRPFDVPKLPAHVALQLSHSPSTPTDSQSTASIQTSQSTLGRTSS, encoded by the coding sequence ATGCACAAAGTTGTGGACACCCAAAGCATGACAGGCCCCGCCGCCAATGCCGACTCGCTTCGCGTTGCCGTAGTTGGCTTCGGAGCTCGCGCCTCGATTGCTGAGAACGTGGCCCGTGCCCGCACGGGTGCTCGGGTCGTCGCCATCGTGGACCCAGACCCCGCCGGCCGGGACCGGGCCCGGCGCGTATACCCCGATGCCACGGTCTATTCGGAGCTCAACAGTCTGATACATGAAAGCGGCATTGACGCCGCGATAGTGACCACACCGGACAACACCCACGAAGAGATAGCGGTGGGACTGCTGAACGCAGGTATCGCAACCTATCTCGAGAAACCGCTGGCCATCACGCTCGATGGGGCCGACCGCGTTCTCACCACCGCGGCCAAGACAGGAACGCCGCTGTACGTCGGCCACAACTTCCGACACTCCGGCGTGGTGCGGGCAATGCGCGACATTATCGATCGAGGTGAGATCGGAGAAGTCAAAGCCGTGTGGGTTCGGCATTTCGTTGGCAACGGTGGCGACTACTACTACAAGGACTGGCACGCCGACCGTTCGAAGACCGGCACTCTGTTGCTCCAGAAGGCCAGCCATGACATCGACGTTGTCCACTATCTCGCCTCGGGATACACCCGTCGGGTAGTAGCCATGGGAGATCTGATGGTCTACGGCAACATCACTGACCGTCGCCACCGCAAGGGCGAGACCATGCCCGACTGGTTCTCATATGATAACTGGCCTCCGGCCGAGCAAACCGGGCTGAACCCCGTGGTGGATGTGGAAGACATATCAATGATGCTGATGACACTCGATAACGGAGTGATGGCCAGCTATCAGCAGTGTCATTTCACCCCTGACTACTGGCGCAACTACACGGTGATCGGGACCCTGGGACGGCTTGAGAACATCGGTGACACTGCCGGAGGGGTTATCAAAGTCTGGAACAGGCGCCACGAATGGCAGGTGGCCGGTGACCTCGAGTATCCCATCGAGGGCGTAACCAGCGGTCACGAAGACGCTGACCTGCTCACTATGACTGAGTTCTTCAACAGCTTGGTCGACGGTACGCCGACACTCGTCAGCCCTCTCGCTGCCCGGGAGGCGGTCGCTGCAGGCTACCTTGCCGTCGAGTCCCTCCGTAACGGCTCGCGGCCATTCGACGTACCCAAGTTGCCGGCGCACGTAGCCCTGCAACTCTCGCATTCTCCCTCGACACCGACGGACTCCCAGTCGACTGCCTCCATTCAAACCTCGCAATCAACCCTTGGAAGGACCTCTTCATGA
- a CDS encoding ABC transporter substrate-binding protein: MAAGLALSVGLAMVAAGCGSDTGSAEPAEYATGDKDLAANITYGVWDQNQVAAIDENIAAFNEEYPNIDVTVNVTPFAEYWTKLQTQASSDTLPDLFWMNGPNIGLYASNGKLEPITGAMDAGDIDPANYPEALVDLYTIDDVPYGVPKDFDTIGIWANKALFTKAGVELPDGDWTWAEFQKTASDISTALAADGAYGGAAGMDGQTTYYNTIFQAGGDVVDEGTSGYSSPEAQAGIQFWTDLIANGGSPSIQQLTDTTADQWFTSGKLAMYWGGSWFRSALTDTELESDVVVLPLPQGEKQATVIHGVANVVSAASKEKQAAQALQAFLASKDAQQQQGDAGAVIPAFDGTQSAFTGSMPEANLQVFLDALEYAEPLPVSKNSAVWNAFEADLLPQAFSGEKPVKEIVDELANNMDAALAEE; encoded by the coding sequence ATGGCCGCCGGGCTCGCGCTGAGCGTCGGATTGGCTATGGTGGCCGCTGGATGTGGCTCGGATACAGGATCTGCCGAGCCTGCTGAGTACGCGACCGGTGACAAGGACCTCGCAGCAAACATCACTTATGGCGTCTGGGACCAGAACCAGGTGGCGGCGATCGACGAGAACATCGCTGCTTTCAATGAGGAGTACCCGAACATTGATGTGACCGTCAACGTCACTCCCTTTGCGGAGTACTGGACGAAGTTGCAAACACAGGCTTCGAGCGACACTCTTCCGGACCTCTTCTGGATGAATGGTCCGAATATTGGCCTCTACGCCTCAAATGGCAAGCTTGAGCCGATCACGGGTGCCATGGATGCAGGCGACATCGATCCGGCGAACTATCCGGAGGCGCTTGTGGACCTGTACACCATCGACGACGTGCCATATGGGGTGCCCAAGGACTTCGACACGATAGGCATTTGGGCCAACAAAGCACTTTTCACGAAGGCGGGCGTAGAGCTGCCCGATGGTGACTGGACCTGGGCCGAGTTCCAGAAGACGGCGTCCGACATCTCAACGGCGCTCGCAGCTGACGGCGCGTATGGCGGTGCAGCCGGCATGGATGGACAGACAACCTACTACAACACGATCTTCCAGGCCGGCGGCGATGTGGTGGACGAGGGTACATCGGGCTATTCCTCTCCGGAAGCACAGGCAGGAATCCAGTTTTGGACTGACCTCATTGCCAACGGCGGTTCACCCTCCATCCAACAGCTCACTGATACCACAGCGGATCAATGGTTCACTTCCGGCAAGCTTGCGATGTATTGGGGCGGCAGCTGGTTCCGCTCGGCGCTGACCGACACGGAGCTTGAGAGTGACGTAGTTGTGTTGCCGCTGCCGCAGGGGGAAAAGCAAGCCACCGTAATCCACGGGGTTGCCAATGTTGTATCGGCCGCGTCCAAGGAAAAGCAAGCGGCGCAGGCGCTGCAGGCATTCCTCGCCAGCAAAGATGCGCAACAGCAACAGGGCGACGCCGGAGCGGTTATTCCCGCATTCGACGGAACCCAGAGCGCATTCACGGGCTCAATGCCGGAGGCAAATCTCCAGGTATTCCTCGATGCGCTTGAATACGCGGAGCCGCTGCCGGTGAGCAAGAACTCTGCTGTATGGAACGCCTTTGAGGCCGATCTGCTGCCACAGGCCTTCTCGGGGGAGAAGCCCGTGAAGGAGATAGTGGATGAGCTCGCGAACAACATGGACGCGGCCCTCGCTGAGGAATGA
- a CDS encoding carbohydrate ABC transporter permease, which translates to MTTAEHPSGPPAPPFAGGPGRVRPILPPSPAKNNRRRGGDGLWPWLFIAPLVLGIAVFYLWPIVQTVATSFTETGPFGGSTFSGIENYVELFTDPQLYRSLGNTLLYTAIVMLGIPIAVYLASLLNLPGLRFASLYRVLFFLPYVAMPTAVAMVWRLIFNGDFGLLNYGLGFLGIDGPYWISTPVFAMVAVAIVGLWSSLGFSLIVLAAGLKNIPPELYEAAELDGATRWGQFRFITVPLLSPSVFFVTIVTVISSFQLFDLLYAILGSSNPVLPKSMSLVYFFYREGFVNNDKGFAAAIAMVILVIIGIVTLLQFRFQKKWVQSD; encoded by the coding sequence ATGACGACAGCTGAACATCCTTCGGGCCCGCCCGCGCCGCCCTTTGCGGGCGGGCCCGGGCGGGTCAGACCGATCCTGCCGCCCTCCCCCGCAAAAAACAACAGACGCCGTGGCGGAGACGGCCTGTGGCCCTGGCTCTTTATCGCCCCCCTGGTGCTCGGGATCGCAGTTTTCTATCTTTGGCCGATTGTGCAGACCGTGGCGACGTCTTTCACGGAGACAGGTCCGTTCGGCGGGTCAACTTTCTCAGGCATCGAGAATTACGTCGAGTTGTTCACCGACCCCCAGTTGTACCGCTCTTTAGGCAACACCCTGCTCTACACGGCAATTGTCATGCTGGGTATCCCCATCGCGGTTTACCTCGCGAGTCTGCTGAACCTGCCGGGTCTTCGATTCGCATCTCTTTACCGGGTGCTTTTCTTCCTCCCCTACGTTGCTATGCCCACTGCGGTGGCGATGGTGTGGCGACTTATCTTTAACGGCGATTTCGGGCTGTTGAACTACGGTCTGGGATTTCTTGGCATCGACGGACCCTACTGGATCAGCACGCCTGTGTTTGCCATGGTGGCGGTGGCGATCGTGGGGCTGTGGTCGTCGCTCGGGTTTAGCCTGATCGTGCTGGCGGCTGGGCTTAAGAACATTCCCCCGGAGCTCTACGAAGCCGCTGAGCTTGATGGCGCAACCCGCTGGGGACAGTTCCGATTCATCACGGTTCCGCTGCTCTCGCCCAGCGTTTTCTTCGTCACGATCGTAACGGTCATTTCAAGTTTCCAGCTTTTCGATCTGCTCTACGCGATCCTGGGCAGCAGCAATCCCGTGCTGCCGAAGAGCATGTCACTCGTCTACTTCTTCTACAGAGAAGGATTCGTCAACAACGACAAGGGCTTCGCAGCGGCGATCGCCATGGTGATCCTCGTGATCATTGGCATTGTCACGCTGCTGCAGTTCCGATTCCAGAAGAAGTGGGTGCAGAGTGATTGA